The window AAAGTTCATTGAAGCATCTTCACGAATTGCTGTATGTGGACATCCTCCTGTTTCAACACCAGCAATACGATCAGCTGGTAAAACAGAAGTATTTAATAAAATTCTAGCATCTTCTTTAGTGTAAATATCATTAGTAATTGCTGCCATACTATAACCTTTTGTTGAAAGGTATCTTGTTAATCTTTCGATTAGCATTGTTTTACCTGCTCCTACAGGTCCACCTACACCAATAATTAATGGTCTTTTCATAATTAATTCTCTTTCTTTTTTAATTTTTAAAAATATTAAATGGTATTTTTATGATTAATGTAATGTTGACTAAAACTTTAATTATGACATGAATAATCGAACAGGTGTGTCTTCGTGTTCCATTTGTGCAATTTCAAGGCCTGGTATATTTTTGCAAAAATCTGTTTTAAAATCCAATGTAAAGACTTTATTAACAATATCATCAAAATAAACATGTTTAAGTTGATAAATTATTTTTTGTCCCTTAACTTGTCCTAATGGAATTGCACGTACACAGTTTTGCGTTAATGCAGCAACTGTAGAGTAAAGATGCGTATATAAAGCAGTTTTTAAATCTATTTTTAAATGCATAGCTAATAAAGCAAACGCAACAGCAGGATTTCCATAAGATTTTTTATTTTTTATTCTTTCAGCATATTCAACTAAAAGTTCACAATTAAAAAGTTCATTATATATCTTTACCATTTGTTGTCCAATTCGACGTTGACCTTCACGAGTCTCTCTTGCTAAACCTTGAAAGTTTATCATTTGATCAATTTCTCAAATTGCATTTATTTTTTGTTTTGGCAATAGTTTAAAAATTTGATAAATTGCCAATAAATCACCATGTAACAATTGTTCATTCATATACAGAAGTAACGCTTTAATTAATGATTCTCCATCAAAAACAATATCTTTTCTAATATAAGTTTCAACTCCAAAAGAATGACTAAATGTTCCAATTGGAAAGTTTGCGTTAGTGATCTGCATTAGGTCTAATAAATTTAAATAGTCACTATTTAGCGTCACTACAGTGTTTAAATGCTTCTTTAAGTTTAATTTTTTTTCTTTCATATAGGGCTTTATTATCTTGAAGGTATTCTTCTACTAAATAGTCGTAGGGAACGATCATTTGTGTTTCAGTAAATTGAGCCGGCATATGACGATTACCTAAATTATGGGCAATTTTTGCCATTTCACCAATTGTGTGTGCTGTAATAATTAATACATCTGATAACTCTAATCTAATAACAACTAGTTTATAATCATCCTTGTATAAGATGTCACCATCCATTAATTTTTTGTCCTCTTCTAAACGAATTCCATATTCAACATTTTGATCTGATGAAATGATAATTACACGTTTTAAAACGTCGTCGCTTGTTAAATGAATGTTCTCAATTTGATAACTTTCAACATTTTTAATGTTAGCAATATTATCTAAAATTTCTTTAAATACAGTCAAGATTATTACCTCGCTTTTTTAAAATGTAACGAAAATAAATTAATATAATATTTTAGTTTGACAATTAAAATAAGAAATATCTTTGTGCTAATGGCGCTTCTGTTAAAGGTTCAGCATCAAGTATATATTTGCCACTTGAAGTCTTTTTTAATTTTTTAGCTAATTCAG is drawn from Ureaplasma parvum serovar 3 str. ATCC 27815 and contains these coding sequences:
- a CDS encoding urease accessory protein UreF, whose protein sequence is MTLNSDYLNLLDLMQITNANFPIGTFSHSFGVETYIRKDIVFDGESLIKALLLYMNEQLLHGDLLAIYQIFKLLPKQKINAIWEIDQMINFQGLARETREGQRRIGQQMVKIYNELFNCELLVEYAERIKNKKSYGNPAVAFALLAMHLKIDLKTALYTHLYSTVAALTQNCVRAIPLGQVKGQKIIYQLKHVYFDDIVNKVFTLDFKTDFCKNIPGLEIAQMEHEDTPVRLFMS
- a CDS encoding urease accessory protein UreE; this encodes MTVFKEILDNIANIKNVESYQIENIHLTSDDVLKRVIIISSDQNVEYGIRLEEDKKLMDGDILYKDDYKLVVIRLELSDVLIITAHTIGEMAKIAHNLGNRHMPAQFTETQMIVPYDYLVEEYLQDNKALYERKKIKLKEAFKHCSDAK